The region AAAGTACATCCACCACCATCGATCATATTAACCGTATGGTTTCCGGATGCCAATCCGGTAAATACATTGCTGGTTTGTAAAGGACCACCATCAATTGAATATTGATAAGGCGCGGTTCCATTGGTGGGTGTTACAGTCAGTGTTCCATCCAATCCGATGGTACAGGAAGGCGCGGTTCCACCGGTGATCGCGGTCAAGGCCTGACCCGTGGCGATCGTTACCTGTAATCCATTGACCATACAACCCGATACATCCATCACATTCACCAGGTGATTACCTGCTGCCAGGCCATTGAAAATATTAGAGGACTGCCAGGGACCGCCATCGATGGCATATTGATAAGGACCCGATCCGTTAGTAGGTGTAATGGTGGCTGTACCATTGTTTGCACCCACACAGGAGGTGGGGGTAGAAGCAGCAGTGGCGGCCAATGCCTGACCAGAGCCAACCACAGCAGGTAAATTGCTGACAGAACAACCTCCGGCATCAAGGACACGAATCAAATAGGTTCCCGGGGCTAAGCCGGTAAATACATTACTGGTTTGAAGTGGCCCGCTATTGATCGAATACTGATAGGGTGCCGAACCAGTGGTTGGTGTTACTGTAACCGTTCCATTATTGACTCCATTACAGGCCGCTGGCGAAGACGCCACCGTAGCCAACAGGGGCTGACCGGGGGATACCGCTACAATGATATTATTGGCTGTGCACCCAAAGGCATCACGCACATTCACAAAATAGGTGCCGGGTACCAATCCGGTAAAGACATTGCTGGTTTGCCAGGGACCGCCATTGATATTATACTCGTAGGTACCCGGTACAGCCGGTGTTACCGTTATCGTTCCGTTTGAGGCACCGGTACAGGAAGTGGGTGTGGAACTTGTTTGTACCGATAAGGTTCCAACCAGGGCCACCGTAGCATTGATGGTAGAACTGCAACCATTGGGATCCTGCACCTGCACAGTATAAGGGCCTGCGACCAATCCATTGAATACGTTACTGGTTTGGTTAGGTCCTCCATTCAAAGAATATTGATAGGGAGGGCTTCCTATACCGGCAGGAACCGTGACCGAAATACTTCCAGTGGGGGAACCACAACTTGCATTGGTGGTTGCCGCTGTGGCATTCAGGCTATTGGTTTGATTAATGGTAATGGTATCTTCTGTAACCAGGTTAGGACCAGTACCACAGGAAGCAAAAGTGGTACGAACGATAAATTGTTCGGAGGTTCCACTGGGGCAGATATTAGGGAAGGAAAGATCCAATAAACCTGCAGTGGTAGTGGAGGTATCAGCGGTCCGCACCAGGGTACCACTCAGCGTCAACAACTCAGCACTCACATACCTGGATCCTCCGCCATTGGGAGTAAAACGCCAGCCTTCATCCGCGGCTGTCCATTGGGTGGCATTGCGACCGGCACCTGCCACAAATTTGGTACGTGTCCAATCCTGGATTCCAAAAATCGCGCGCCCGTTATCAGAACTCGTTGTACACAATTGTTTTTGTTGAAAGAAAACATCCACTAACCCGGTAGACTCGTGCAATACGATTTGAAAGGTATTGGGAAAATTATCACCACAGGAGCCGCCAAATATCCCTACCCGATAAAAACTGATGACAAATTTTCGACAAGGCGCAGTACCAAATACTTCCCACTGAATTTTTCTGTCGATGGGACTATCAGATGGATCCAGGTCGGAATAATTGGCCATGATACTCGCCCGGGGATAATACCATTGCGCACTCTGGTTACACGGGGTACCGGCATTCAATGGAAGGGGTGGTCCGATATGATAGGCATTGGCACAGGAGCCCGAACCATTGGTAAGGTAGTCGAATGTGACAAGTCCATTGGAGCCTACGACTATATTCGAGAAAATAGAATCATAGAAACAAAAGTTGAACGGCATGGGGATCGTACTGCTGAACCGGTCATCCAGGTAAAGATTAAAATCCTCACTTCCTGTACCTGTTATATAAGGATAGGGAGCATAAGGAATGCTGTTGAGCGCATAATCACCGGTTGATTTCAGGTGGGGAACGCGTACGGTCACCGTGCTACAACTCACGCCACAGGGAAAATTGATCGTGGAATTATTATTGCCCGTGGTAAAGCAGTTCTGGGCATTCAAAATGAAAGGCAGAAGCAGTAGTACGGATAAAAGTTGAGATACCTTGGACCTCAATATTCTCATTACAGTCAGTTTCAATTAAATAAGTGCTAAAGAGTGGGTAAGATACAAAAAACCGGGAATGGTGGTAAGCCTACGTGGGAAAAAAACGGCCTTTTAATTGGGAGATTCCGTATCATATCGGTCAACCGATTGAATACCACCCAGTTGTTTTAAGCGCTGGACGAGTACGTCCAGCTCCTCTTTATCATGTACAAAAACCTTAATATTTCCTTCAAAAACTCCTTCCCTTGCTTCCACGGTCAGGGCACTGATATTTATCTTCATTTCACCGGAAATCAGGTTCGTGATCTTATTAATGACACCCACATCATCCAGTCCAATGATGCGGAGACCCGTAAGGAAGGAAATTTCTTTGTTCTTGGCCCATTTGGTTTTTACAACCCGGTGCCCAAAATTGGCAAGTAACTTGGCCGCATTCGGGCAATTGGTGCGGTGTATGGTCAATCCTTTTCCCGTTGTTACAAATCCAAATACATCATCTCCCGGAATGGGCTTGCAACAATTCGCCAGGTTGTACACGATGCGGTCGCTGCTTTCTCCAAAGATGATCAGCTCCGCATCTTTTTTATTTAAAGCATGAACAGGATGGTCTCCTTTTTCCGTGTGCACCCGTTCCGGTTTGGGCGCTTCCAACCGGTCTCCCAATACCTTGAATTCCTTAAGCTCTTTCAGGTCAATGGCCTTTACGGCAACCTGATAAAAGAGGTCGAGTTGTGAATTGAGTTTGTAAAAGGTGGCGAGCTCTTCAATATTCCCGGCAGAAAAAGCCGCGCCGATACCTTCGAGTTTTCGCTGTACAAAATATTTTCCTTCATCCGCAATGGTGCGTTTTTCTTCCTTAAGTGAATCCTTGATCTTATTCTTGGCCTTTGCACTCACTACAAACCCAAGCCAATCTTCAGAAGGTTTTTGTTTATTGGATGTAATGATCTCTACCTGGTCACCACTCCGCAGTTTATGACTGATCGGTACCAGCTTGTGGTTTACCTTGGCGCCAATACACTTTGAACCTACGGCACTGTGAATGGCAAAGGCAAAGTCGAGCGCCGTAGAACCCACCGGCAACATTTTTACATCTCCCTTGGGGGTATAGACATAGATCTCTTCAGCGAGAAAACTTGTTTTGAAATCCTGCAGGAAATCAATGGAGTCGGTTTCATTGCTGGTGATCACTTCGCGAATCTGTTCAAACCATTTCTCAAAACGGCTCTCTTCGGCACTGCCTTCTTTGTATTTCCAGTGCGCGGCCAACCCTTTCTCGGCAATCTCATTCATCCGTTTGGTCCGTATCTGTACTTCCACCCATTTTCCCTGCGGGCCCATCACCGTGGTGTGGAGCGCTTCATATCCATTGGATTTGGGATTGCTGAGCCAGTCACGCAATCTTTCCGGAGACGGATTATATTCATCTGTGATAAAGGAATACACTTTCCAGCAATCCTCCTTTTCCTTTTCATGGGGGGAATCGAGTATGATGCGAATCGCAAAAAGGTCATACACTTCTTCAAACCCCACCCCTTTCTTCTTCATTTTATTCCAGATGGAATGGATGCTTTTGGGGCGGCCATAGATCTCGAAGTTGAAATTGTTCTTGACCAGTTTTTCCTTGATGGGTTTGATGAATTCGTTGATGTACTTGCTCCGTTCCCGTTTGGTTTCTGCCAGTTTACGGGCAATGTCCCGATAGGTTTCCGGCTCCATGTACTTCATGGCCAGGTCTTCCATCTCGGTTTTTACACTATACAAACCCATCCGATGGGCAAGCGGGGCATATACATAGACCGTTTCGGAGGAGATCTTGAGTTGTTTCTCCCGTTTCATGCTGTCGAGGGTCCGCATATTATGCAGCCGGTCAGACAGCTTGATCAGGATCACGCGGGGGTCATCGGTGAGTGTAAGGAGTATCTTCTTAAAATTCTCGGCCTGTTGCGAGGCATTGATGTCTATGACATTCGAAATCTTGGTCAGACCATCCACGATACGCGCGATCTCGCTCCCAAATTCCCTTTCCACATCTTCCAGGGTAATATCCGTATCCTCAACTGTATCGTGTAACAAGGCACAGATGGTGGAGCGTACCCCGAGACCGATTTCCTCTACGCAGATCTTGGCCACGGCAATGGGGTGAAGGATATAAGGCTCACCACTTTTTCTTCGCATGGTTTTATGCGCTTCGGCGGCCATCTCAAAGGCTACCCGGATCAGTTTTCTGTCACCCGGCTTCAGTTTTGTCTTCAGGGCCCGCAGCAACGCACGGTATTCCCTGAGGATCAATTTTTTCTCTTGTTCCTCGTTCAAATTGTACCGGGGTATCTGGGCGACCGTTTCCATGCCTTACGAAAATAACAAAATTGGGCGGTAGTAGGTTGCAGTGAATGTATTACCTTTGCCGACCTTTAGCTATTACCTACTCCCGGATGTGGTGAAATTGGTAGACACGTCAGACTTAGGATCTGATGCCGCAAGGTGTGGGGGTTCGAGTCCCTCCATCCGGACTTAATTGTACTATTTATTATGGCGACTGTTACAAAAGAGAATGTCGGTCTCTTAAACGAGAAACTGTCTGTTACACTCAACAAAGAAGATTATCTGCCCGCTTTTCAGAAATCCCTGAAAGAATATGGCAAAAAGGCCAATATCCCGGGTTTCCGGAAAGGGATGGTTCCCGTTGGACTGATCAAGAAAATGTATGGCCACTCGGTTTTTACCGATGAAGTGCTCCGCAGTGTTGACCGTGAACTGGTTAAATACCTGCAAACCGAGAACCTGGACATCTTTGCCCAGCCCATTCCCCTGGAAATGGATATCCAGCAACTGGATATGAACAACCCGGTAGATTATACCTTCCATTTTGAAGTGGGTATGAAACCAGCCGTAGAACTGACCGGCCTGGCCAAAGCCAAGATCACCCGCTATGTAGTGGATGTGACCGATGAAATGGTAGACAATGAGATCACCCGCCTCCAGAACCGCTATGGCAATATGACCGAGCCCGAGGAAGTGAACACCGAGGAAAATGTGCTGAATGTAAACTTTGCCGAATCCGATGCAAAGGGCAATCTGGTGGAAGGCGGTGTAACAAAAGATAACTCCCTGCTGGTTAAATATTTCTCTGCCGACCTCCGCAAATCCCTCATGGGAAAGAAAAAGGACGATAAATTCACCCTCCAACTCAAGTCTGCCTTTGAAGACAAGGAAAGAGATTGGGTAGCCGGCGACCTGGGATTGAACAAAGACGATGCCGCTGACCTGGAGAAATATTTTACCGTAACCATTACCAAAGTCGGCCTGTTGGAAAAACGTGGATTGGATGAAGAATTCTTTAACCAACTCTATCCCGGACAAGAAGTAAAGACCGAAGCCGATTTCCGGAACAAGATCAAAGAAGAGATCGCCAACTATTGGGCGGGACAGGCACGTAACCAGATTCATGACCAGTTATACCACCAACTGATCGATCATACCCCGATTGAATTCCCCGAAGCCTTCCTGAAAAGA is a window of Chitinophagales bacterium DNA encoding:
- a CDS encoding gliding motility-associated C-terminal domain-containing protein, which codes for MRILRSKVSQLLSVLLLLPFILNAQNCFTTGNNNSTINFPCGVSCSTVTVRVPHLKSTGDYALNSIPYAPYPYITGTGSEDFNLYLDDRFSSTIPMPFNFCFYDSIFSNIVVGSNGLVTFDYLTNGSGSCANAYHIGPPLPLNAGTPCNQSAQWYYPRASIMANYSDLDPSDSPIDRKIQWEVFGTAPCRKFVISFYRVGIFGGSCGDNFPNTFQIVLHESTGLVDVFFQQKQLCTTSSDNGRAIFGIQDWTRTKFVAGAGRNATQWTAADEGWRFTPNGGGSRYVSAELLTLSGTLVRTADTSTTTAGLLDLSFPNICPSGTSEQFIVRTTFASCGTGPNLVTEDTITINQTNSLNATAATTNASCGSPTGSISVTVPAGIGSPPYQYSLNGGPNQTSNVFNGLVAGPYTVQVQDPNGCSSTINATVALVGTLSVQTSSTPTSCTGASNGTITVTPAVPGTYEYNINGGPWQTSNVFTGLVPGTYFVNVRDAFGCTANNIIVAVSPGQPLLATVASSPAACNGVNNGTVTVTPTTGSAPYQYSINSGPLQTSNVFTGLAPGTYLIRVLDAGGCSVSNLPAVVGSGQALAATAASTPTSCVGANNGTATITPTNGSGPYQYAIDGGPWQSSNIFNGLAAGNHLVNVMDVSGCMVNGLQVTIATGQALTAITGGTAPSCTIGLDGTLTVTPTNGTAPYQYSIDGGPLQTSNVFTGLASGNHTVNMIDGGGCTLNGINAIVPPGQPLGAAAFTTSTSCGGASNGSITLSPNNGAGPYQYSINNGPVQGSNVFTGLAAGTYSIDIVDTWGCTMNDFQVVVPTGVPLTGSASKTDVSCFGGANGSITVNLQTGIGTPPYAYSLDGVNYQASNVFNGLVAGNYTIFFRDNNGCDGTTTATVNQPTALAATNAIQAVSCNGLADGVITANATGGTGPYQYSLNGTTWQTTNTFAVPAGAYTVYTRDNNGCQVSQTNLNMTEPAVLTATALSANATCDGGNDGQITITAAGGNNSYQYSIDGTNFQASGIFNVAPGTYNFTVRDSRNCVATQPVTVGLTNNLTLVPAADVTTCEGRPVQLQLNTNATQFQWQVQNGLSGASLASPTANPSDTTQYIVTATLGRCSVNDTIVVNVLPAPIPNAGPDGFICFGQTYTLQGSGGVQYQWSPATGLDNTGNPNPLSSAGQTITYSLMVVGANGCNSLTPDEMTLDVTPPIVISVSPADTVGYFGDQFQLNATSVGTDYVWSPAAGLSDPNIPNPIFTVSGDAVLTVTATTQAGCKGTADVVIKVYNGPDLYVPSAFTPNGDGLNDIFRPFPVGIKELRFFRVFNKWGQLVYSTTTLGQGWDGKLNGMDQGTSVFVWMVQGVARDGKVITKKGTVTLIR
- a CDS encoding bifunctional (p)ppGpp synthetase/guanosine-3',5'-bis(diphosphate) 3'-pyrophosphohydrolase, translating into METVAQIPRYNLNEEQEKKLILREYRALLRALKTKLKPGDRKLIRVAFEMAAEAHKTMRRKSGEPYILHPIAVAKICVEEIGLGVRSTICALLHDTVEDTDITLEDVEREFGSEIARIVDGLTKISNVIDINASQQAENFKKILLTLTDDPRVILIKLSDRLHNMRTLDSMKREKQLKISSETVYVYAPLAHRMGLYSVKTEMEDLAMKYMEPETYRDIARKLAETKRERSKYINEFIKPIKEKLVKNNFNFEIYGRPKSIHSIWNKMKKKGVGFEEVYDLFAIRIILDSPHEKEKEDCWKVYSFITDEYNPSPERLRDWLSNPKSNGYEALHTTVMGPQGKWVEVQIRTKRMNEIAEKGLAAHWKYKEGSAEESRFEKWFEQIREVITSNETDSIDFLQDFKTSFLAEEIYVYTPKGDVKMLPVGSTALDFAFAIHSAVGSKCIGAKVNHKLVPISHKLRSGDQVEIITSNKQKPSEDWLGFVVSAKAKNKIKDSLKEEKRTIADEGKYFVQRKLEGIGAAFSAGNIEELATFYKLNSQLDLFYQVAVKAIDLKELKEFKVLGDRLEAPKPERVHTEKGDHPVHALNKKDAELIIFGESSDRIVYNLANCCKPIPGDDVFGFVTTGKGLTIHRTNCPNAAKLLANFGHRVVKTKWAKNKEISFLTGLRIIGLDDVGVINKITNLISGEMKINISALTVEAREGVFEGNIKVFVHDKEELDVLVQRLKQLGGIQSVDRYDTESPN
- the tig gene encoding trigger factor; its protein translation is MATVTKENVGLLNEKLSVTLNKEDYLPAFQKSLKEYGKKANIPGFRKGMVPVGLIKKMYGHSVFTDEVLRSVDRELVKYLQTENLDIFAQPIPLEMDIQQLDMNNPVDYTFHFEVGMKPAVELTGLAKAKITRYVVDVTDEMVDNEITRLQNRYGNMTEPEEVNTEENVLNVNFAESDAKGNLVEGGVTKDNSLLVKYFSADLRKSLMGKKKDDKFTLQLKSAFEDKERDWVAGDLGLNKDDAADLEKYFTVTITKVGLLEKRGLDEEFFNQLYPGQEVKTEADFRNKIKEEIANYWAGQARNQIHDQLYHQLIDHTPIEFPEAFLKRWMKTQGENPKTEEEVEKEFPSFRNQLKWSLITEKIVTDNAIQVQPDELRQFARQQLFGYMGMGAMDEEQPWVADYVEKMMKDRKYVEDAFNRIQTQRIFEWAETQINPTDKSISAEEFTKMVEEHQHHH